A section of the Verrucomicrobiia bacterium genome encodes:
- the carB gene encoding carbamoyl-phosphate synthase large subunit: protein MPKRTDIHSVLIIGAGPIIIGQACEFDYSGTQACKALREEGYRVILVNSNPATIMTDPEFADRTYIEPITPEAVEKIIVRELDEMKRTGAKGKLVLLPTLGGQTALNTAMSLHRKGILEKHGIEMIGAKAEAIVKGEDRQIFKDLMLEIGLDVPISGTSHNMQEAWAVAEKIGRFPLIIRPAFTLGGTGGGIAYNRDEFEEIAKRGMDLSPVSEILIEESLLGWKEYEMEVMRDRADNCVIICSIENFDPMGVHTGDSITVAPIQTLTDKEYQIMRDASFAVIRAVGVETGGSNIQFSVDPQTGRMIVIEMNPRVSRSSALASKATGFPIAKIAAKLAVGYLLDEIKNDITRETPASFEPTIDYVVTKIPRFAFEKFPQADATL, encoded by the coding sequence ATGCCAAAGCGCACAGACATTCACTCGGTTCTTATCATCGGCGCGGGTCCGATCATCATCGGCCAGGCGTGCGAGTTCGACTACTCCGGCACCCAGGCTTGCAAGGCCCTGCGCGAGGAAGGCTACCGCGTCATCCTCGTGAACTCCAACCCCGCCACCATCATGACGGACCCGGAGTTCGCCGACCGCACCTACATCGAACCGATCACGCCCGAGGCCGTGGAGAAGATCATCGTGCGCGAGCTCGACGAGATGAAGCGCACCGGCGCGAAGGGCAAGCTGGTCTTGCTGCCGACGCTCGGCGGCCAGACGGCGTTGAACACCGCCATGTCCCTGCATCGCAAGGGCATCCTTGAGAAGCACGGTATCGAGATGATCGGCGCGAAGGCTGAAGCCATCGTGAAGGGCGAAGACCGCCAGATTTTCAAAGACCTGATGCTCGAGATCGGTCTGGATGTCCCCATCTCCGGCACCTCGCATAACATGCAGGAAGCGTGGGCCGTGGCCGAGAAGATCGGTCGCTTCCCGCTCATCATCCGTCCCGCGTTCACGCTCGGTGGTACGGGCGGCGGTATCGCTTACAATCGCGATGAATTTGAAGAGATCGCCAAGCGCGGCATGGACCTCTCCCCGGTGAGCGAAATCCTCATCGAGGAATCCTTGCTCGGCTGGAAGGAATACGAGATGGAAGTGATGCGTGATCGCGCGGATAACTGCGTGATCATCTGCTCCATTGAGAACTTTGATCCCATGGGCGTCCACACGGGCGATTCCATCACCGTCGCGCCCATCCAGACGCTCACGGACAAGGAATACCAGATCATGCGCGACGCGTCGTTCGCCGTGATTCGCGCGGTCGGTGTGGAGACGGGCGGTTCGAACATCCAGTTCTCCGTGGACCCGCAAACGGGCCGCATGATCGTCATCGAGATGAACCCCCGCGTGAGCCGCAGCTCGGCGCTGGCGTCGAAGGCCACGGGCTTCCCCATCGCCAAGATCGCCGCGAAGCTGGCCGTTGGTTATTTGCTCGACGAGATCAAGAACGACATCACGCGCGAGACTCCTGCGAGCTTCGAGCCGACCATCGATTACGTCGTCACGAAGATCCCGCGTTTCGCCTTCGAGAAATTCCCGCAAGCGGACGCCACGCTC